In Bombus pyrosoma isolate SC7728 linkage group LG2, ASM1482585v1, whole genome shotgun sequence, a genomic segment contains:
- the LOC122574848 gene encoding uncharacterized protein KIAA0930 homolog isoform X4, translating to MATLAGSSSSGLTRPPTMLEQLLEEINFQRTKELRQMLKDDSGFVILQGTTYWTDLFVRHFLFQAEHTIDGDDLLFFVRKKHVKTSSRYLPKFETEVDVFRKDSKKLPIGDPDIDWEETVYLNLVVHQFDYTLTLAICTRTSPKELQVLRRHSQKVYASPSRRRMDAKGDLEEMTYPHICFMVDNFDEVFCDILVRDGEMVCVELVASDREGAIQGVIFLGSIRYDALKKVYDARSSLSTKMAQRMTFGLFSGAASQRIEFVRMKGPRGKGHAEMAVTKPKGSGAETPTSEPGYCATDSLWDADWDDAEELFMYRHQRRLSDPSANLNNFVRGGWRTKPDTAATKARSENEGLDSMANGLNEIEAGDVRDVFLV from the exons ATGGCTACTCTGGCGGGCAGCTCGTCGTCGGGCCTCACCAGGCCACCGACGATGCTGGAGCAGCTTCTCGAGGAGATCAACTTCCAGAGGACCAAGGAGCTCAGGCAGATGCTCAAAGATG ACTCGGGTTTCGTGATACTTCAAGGTACAACCTACTGGACGGACCTGTTTGTCAGGCACTTCCTCTTCCAGGCGGAGCATACGATCGACGGCGACGATCTCCTTTTCTTCGTGCGGAAAAAACACGTGAAAACATCGTCGAGATACTTACCAAAGTTCGAAACGGAGGTGGACGTGTTCCGGAAAGACAGCAAAAAATTACCGATCGGCGATCCCGACATCGATTGGGAAGAAACCGTGTACCTGAACCTAGTCGTGCACCAGTTCGACTACACGCTAACGTTAGCGATTTGCACAAGGACGAGCCCCAAGGAATTGCAA GTATTACGAAGACACTCGCAAAAGGTTTACGCAAGCCCGAGTCGACGGCGAATGGACGCGAAAGGAGATCTCGAAGAGATGACGTACCCGCATATATGCTTCATGGTGGACAATTTCGACGAAGTTTTCTGTGATATTCTAGTCAGGGATGGGGAAATGGTGTGCGTGGAATTGGTTGCGTCCGACAGGGAGGGCGCCATTCAAGGTGTCATTTTTCTCGGGTCTATCAGATACGACGCTTTGAAGAAAGTATATGACGCAAGA TCCAGTCTCAGTACCAAAATGGCGCAGCGTATGACCTTTGGCTTGTTTTCTGGCGCGGCTTCCCAACGAATAGAATTCGTTCGAATGAAGGGACCTCGTG GCAAGGGACACGCGGAAATGGCCGTGACGAAGCCAAAGGGTTCAGGAGCGGAGACACCAACTTCGGAACCTGGCTACTGTGCCACGGATTCCCTCTGGGACGCTGATTGGGACGACGCCGaggaattatttatgtatcgACATCAACGAAGGCTATCCGACCCAAGCGccaatttgaataatttcgtgCGGGGTGGTTGGAGAACGAAACCAGACACAGCTGCAACGAAAGCCAGGTCAGAGAACGAGGGTCTGGACTCGATGGCCAATGGACTGAACGAAATCGAAGCTGGAGACGTTCGAGACG tttttttagTTTAG
- the LOC122574873 gene encoding arylsulfatase B-like, translating into MIAIRGTASCFYLTVFVVCHVAAAVQPHIVFILADDLGWNDVGFHGSGQIPTPNIDALAYSGLLLDRYYVTPICTPSRSALMTGKHPIHTGMQHGVLKCAEPRGLPLHEKLLPQYLRELGYSTHIVGKWHLGFYTKEYTPMYRGFDSHIGFWSGHHDYFDHSAVESPYWGLDMRRGLNSAWDLHGQYSTDIFTREAVKLINDHNASRPMFLYLPHAAVHSGNSYNPLPVPDQDVAKFTNIFNYERRRFAGMLSKLDESVGQVVEALRKKGMLKNSVIVFSTDNGGPPAGFNLNAASNWPLRGTKNTLWEGGVRGAGLLWSPRLVRPGRVSRQLFHISDWLPTLITAAGGNPSNLSIDGMDLWYALSEDTESPRKMVLHNIDDIFGVAGITYGDWKYIQGSTYNGQWDGWYGPSGREWVYDIGGVIGSTAGRAVASIGLALSADAIRRLREDAMIKCPPKNDSLPQCKPLEAPCLFNVQQDPCEDNNLINKYPSLVTELRDRLRKLNATAILPGNLPWDSRANPDYWDHTWTNFGDYLNVFANNVS; encoded by the exons ATGATAGCGATTCGAGGAACAGCGTCGTGCTTCTACCTGACAGTTTTCGTTGTTTGTCACGTGGCTGCTGCAGTGCAGCCCCACATCGTTTTCATTTTGGCCGACGACCTG GGATGGAACGACGTCGGATTTCACGGGTCGGGACAAATCCCAACGCCAAATATCGACGCTCTGGCATACTCAGGCTTGCTGTTGGACCGCTATTACGTCACTCCAATTTGCACACCGTCCAGGAGCGCTTTGATGACCGGCAAGCATCCCATTCACACAGGAATGCAACATGGG GTTCTGAAATGCGCCGAGCCGAGAGGACTCCCTCTTCACGAGAAGCTTTTACCGCAATATCTTCGAGAACTTGGCTACAGTACGCACATCGTTGGTAAATGGCATTTGGGATTTTACACGAAAGAATACACGCCTATGTATAGAGGATTCGACTCGCACATTGGCTTCTGGAGCGGCCATCATGATTACTTTGATCATAGTGCCGTGGAAAGt CCATATTGGGGATTAGACATGAGGAGAGGATTAAATTCAGCCTGGGATCTCCACGGCCAATATTCCACGGATATTTTCACGAGGGAGGCAGTGAAACTAATCAATGATCATAACGCCAGTCGTCCAATGTTCCTCTATTTACCTCACGCGGCTGTACATTCCGGAAATTCTTACAATCCTCTGCCAGTACCCGATCAAGATGTCGCCAAGTTCACCAATATCTTCAACTACGAGCGTAGGCGCTTTGCTG GTATGCTGAGCAAGCTAGACGAGTCGGTTGGCCAGGTGGTCGAAGCGCTTCGCAAGAAGGGGATGCTAAAAAACAGCGTGATCGTGTTCTCCACGGATAATGGGGGGCCACCGGCCGGTTTCAATTTAAACGCCGCTTCGAATTGGCCTCTGAGAGGCACAAAAAACACTCTCTGGGAAG GAGGCGTTAGGGGAGCCGGTTTATTATGGTCACCAAGATTAGTGCGTCCTGGGAGAGTGAGTAGACAATTGTTTCACATCAGTGACTGGTTGCCAACGCTTATAACAGCTGCTGGAGGAAATCCATCTAATTTGAGCATCGACGGAATGGATTTATGGTACGCGCTGAGTGAAGACACAGAATCGCCACGAAAAATGGTTCTTCATAATATCGACGATATCTTTGGAGTGGCAGGAATCACGTATGGAGACTGGAAGTACATTCAGG GGTCTACCTATAATGGCCAATGGGACGGTTGGTATGGCCCATCTGGAAGAGAATGGGTTTATGATATCGGAGGCGTGATCGGAAGTACAGCTGGTCGAGCAGTGGCCAGCATCGGCTTGGCTTTGTCTGCAGACGCTATTCGCAGGCTTCGGGAAGATGCTATGATTAAGTGTCCTCCGAAAAATGATAGTTTGCCACAATGCAAACCGCTGGAGGCGCCTTGTCTGTTCAATGTCCAACAGGACCCTTGCGAGGATAATAATCTTATAAACAA GTATCCTTCCCTCGTGACCGAGCTGCGAGACAGGCTGCGTAAATTAAACGCCACTGCGATATTACCTGGCAACCTGCCATGGGATAGCAGAGCGAATCCAGATTATTGGGATCACACGTGGACTAATTTCGGTGACTATTTGAACGTATTCGCGAATAACGTCAGCTGA
- the LOC122574848 gene encoding uncharacterized protein KIAA0930 homolog isoform X2 — MATLAGSSSSGLTRPPTMLEQLLEEINFQRTKELRQMLKDDSGFVILQGTTYWTDLFVRHFLFQAEHTIDGDDLLFFVRKKHVKTSSRYLPKFETEVDVFRKDSKKLPIGDPDIDWEETVYLNLVVHQFDYTLTLAICTRTSPKELQVLRRHSQKVYASPSRRRMDAKGDLEEMTYPHICFMVDNFDEVFCDILVRDGEMVCVELVASDREGAIQGVIFLGSIRYDALKKVYDARSSLSTKMAQRMTFGLFSGAASQRIEFVRMKGPRGKGHAEMAVTKPKGSGAETPTSEPGYCATDSLWDADWDDAEELFMYRHQRRLSDPSANLNNFVRGGWRTKPDTAATKARSENEGLDSMANGLNEIEAGDVRDELDDGAYNPLWTMRGFTQTFHFWKETRRAQSVPLNAFLTYITLPWWSIAKDILDHREGPILTF; from the exons ATGGCTACTCTGGCGGGCAGCTCGTCGTCGGGCCTCACCAGGCCACCGACGATGCTGGAGCAGCTTCTCGAGGAGATCAACTTCCAGAGGACCAAGGAGCTCAGGCAGATGCTCAAAGATG ACTCGGGTTTCGTGATACTTCAAGGTACAACCTACTGGACGGACCTGTTTGTCAGGCACTTCCTCTTCCAGGCGGAGCATACGATCGACGGCGACGATCTCCTTTTCTTCGTGCGGAAAAAACACGTGAAAACATCGTCGAGATACTTACCAAAGTTCGAAACGGAGGTGGACGTGTTCCGGAAAGACAGCAAAAAATTACCGATCGGCGATCCCGACATCGATTGGGAAGAAACCGTGTACCTGAACCTAGTCGTGCACCAGTTCGACTACACGCTAACGTTAGCGATTTGCACAAGGACGAGCCCCAAGGAATTGCAA GTATTACGAAGACACTCGCAAAAGGTTTACGCAAGCCCGAGTCGACGGCGAATGGACGCGAAAGGAGATCTCGAAGAGATGACGTACCCGCATATATGCTTCATGGTGGACAATTTCGACGAAGTTTTCTGTGATATTCTAGTCAGGGATGGGGAAATGGTGTGCGTGGAATTGGTTGCGTCCGACAGGGAGGGCGCCATTCAAGGTGTCATTTTTCTCGGGTCTATCAGATACGACGCTTTGAAGAAAGTATATGACGCAAGA TCCAGTCTCAGTACCAAAATGGCGCAGCGTATGACCTTTGGCTTGTTTTCTGGCGCGGCTTCCCAACGAATAGAATTCGTTCGAATGAAGGGACCTCGTG GCAAGGGACACGCGGAAATGGCCGTGACGAAGCCAAAGGGTTCAGGAGCGGAGACACCAACTTCGGAACCTGGCTACTGTGCCACGGATTCCCTCTGGGACGCTGATTGGGACGACGCCGaggaattatttatgtatcgACATCAACGAAGGCTATCCGACCCAAGCGccaatttgaataatttcgtgCGGGGTGGTTGGAGAACGAAACCAGACACAGCTGCAACGAAAGCCAGGTCAGAGAACGAGGGTCTGGACTCGATGGCCAATGGACTGAACGAAATCGAAGCTGGAGACGTTCGAGACG AGTTGGACGACGGCGCTTACAACCCTCTGTGGACTATGCGAGGATTCACACAGACCTTCCATTTCTGGAAAGAGACCAGACGGGCCCAATCCGTTCCCTTGAACGCGTTTCTTACTTATATTACCCTGCCATGGTGGAGCATTGCCAAAG ATATTCTTGATCATCGAGAAGGACCTATTCTGACGTTCTAG
- the LOC122574848 gene encoding uncharacterized protein KIAA0930 homolog isoform X3 translates to MATLAGSSSSGLTRPPTMLEQLLEEINFQRTKELRQMLKDDSGFVILQGTTYWTDLFVRHFLFQAEHTIDGDDLLFFVRKKHVKTSSRYLPKFETEVDVFRKDSKKLPIGDPDIDWEETVYLNLVVHQFDYTLTLAICTRTSPKELQVLRRHSQKVYASPSRRRMDAKGDLEEMTYPHICFMVDNFDEVFCDILVRDGEMVCVELVASDREGAIQGVIFLGSIRYDALKKVYDARSSLSTKMAQRMTFGLFSGAASQRIEFVRMKGPRGKGHAEMAVTKPKGSGAETPTSEPGYCATDSLWDADWDDAEELFMYRHQRRLSDPSANLNNFVRGGWRTKPDTAATKARSENEGLDSMANGLNEIEAGDVRDDHQVPRDAVVRYISQIRSFENHRETNRDKIRESSSRRNGCRAPPPTPPHANFVRLSRNGRLS, encoded by the exons ATGGCTACTCTGGCGGGCAGCTCGTCGTCGGGCCTCACCAGGCCACCGACGATGCTGGAGCAGCTTCTCGAGGAGATCAACTTCCAGAGGACCAAGGAGCTCAGGCAGATGCTCAAAGATG ACTCGGGTTTCGTGATACTTCAAGGTACAACCTACTGGACGGACCTGTTTGTCAGGCACTTCCTCTTCCAGGCGGAGCATACGATCGACGGCGACGATCTCCTTTTCTTCGTGCGGAAAAAACACGTGAAAACATCGTCGAGATACTTACCAAAGTTCGAAACGGAGGTGGACGTGTTCCGGAAAGACAGCAAAAAATTACCGATCGGCGATCCCGACATCGATTGGGAAGAAACCGTGTACCTGAACCTAGTCGTGCACCAGTTCGACTACACGCTAACGTTAGCGATTTGCACAAGGACGAGCCCCAAGGAATTGCAA GTATTACGAAGACACTCGCAAAAGGTTTACGCAAGCCCGAGTCGACGGCGAATGGACGCGAAAGGAGATCTCGAAGAGATGACGTACCCGCATATATGCTTCATGGTGGACAATTTCGACGAAGTTTTCTGTGATATTCTAGTCAGGGATGGGGAAATGGTGTGCGTGGAATTGGTTGCGTCCGACAGGGAGGGCGCCATTCAAGGTGTCATTTTTCTCGGGTCTATCAGATACGACGCTTTGAAGAAAGTATATGACGCAAGA TCCAGTCTCAGTACCAAAATGGCGCAGCGTATGACCTTTGGCTTGTTTTCTGGCGCGGCTTCCCAACGAATAGAATTCGTTCGAATGAAGGGACCTCGTG GCAAGGGACACGCGGAAATGGCCGTGACGAAGCCAAAGGGTTCAGGAGCGGAGACACCAACTTCGGAACCTGGCTACTGTGCCACGGATTCCCTCTGGGACGCTGATTGGGACGACGCCGaggaattatttatgtatcgACATCAACGAAGGCTATCCGACCCAAGCGccaatttgaataatttcgtgCGGGGTGGTTGGAGAACGAAACCAGACACAGCTGCAACGAAAGCCAGGTCAGAGAACGAGGGTCTGGACTCGATGGCCAATGGACTGAACGAAATCGAAGCTGGAGACGTTCGAGACG ACCACCAAGTGCCACGAGACGCAGTGGTTCGGTACATTTCGCAGATAAGATCGTTCGAAAATCACCGAGAAACGAACAGAGATAAAATACGTGAGAGTTCGTCGAGAAGAAACGGCTGTAGAGCACCACCACCAACACCACCACACGCGAATTTCGTACGCTTGTCGCGAAATGGACGATTGAGTTAA
- the LOC122574848 gene encoding uncharacterized protein LOC122574848 isoform X1, protein MATLAGSSSSGLTRPPTMLEQLLEEINFQRTKELRQMLKDDSGFVILQGTTYWTDLFVRHFLFQAEHTIDGDDLLFFVRKKHVKTSSRYLPKFETEVDVFRKDSKKLPIGDPDIDWEETVYLNLVVHQFDYTLTLAICTRTSPKELQVLRRHSQKVYASPSRRRMDAKGDLEEMTYPHICFMVDNFDEVFCDILVRDGEMVCVELVASDREGAIQGVIFLGSIRYDALKKVYDARSSLSTKMAQRMTFGLFSGAASQRIEFVRMKGPRGKGHAEMAVTKPKGSGAETPTSEPGYCATDSLWDADWDDAEELFMYRHQRRLSDPSANLNNFVRGGWRTKPDTAATKARSENEGLDSMANGLNEIEAGDVRDADLQDSSWGGRGSPGNHRSPQIRRRRSPFLSGRQQRPKQKQRNSWERTENENSSNHKEAYHETHGLRNHQHNHIEVGSEILVPAAACLTDDNVRQKLDAGAILVHGKEELPYEEDNNRKRRPYSTGQINHERINNLENDEEHRRLSDDEVVRVRRTDGRRRLRSAGSDHEEYYTGRNKNKNDEQMRDKNANARITRGNLTTHRQSATLPRRRRRRALSGSFAGNPLPPHRVTPDGTAIYYWCELPRRPGSQELDDGAYNPLWTMRGFTQTFHFWKETRRAQSVPLNAFLTYITLPWWSIAKDILDHREGPILTF, encoded by the exons ATGGCTACTCTGGCGGGCAGCTCGTCGTCGGGCCTCACCAGGCCACCGACGATGCTGGAGCAGCTTCTCGAGGAGATCAACTTCCAGAGGACCAAGGAGCTCAGGCAGATGCTCAAAGATG ACTCGGGTTTCGTGATACTTCAAGGTACAACCTACTGGACGGACCTGTTTGTCAGGCACTTCCTCTTCCAGGCGGAGCATACGATCGACGGCGACGATCTCCTTTTCTTCGTGCGGAAAAAACACGTGAAAACATCGTCGAGATACTTACCAAAGTTCGAAACGGAGGTGGACGTGTTCCGGAAAGACAGCAAAAAATTACCGATCGGCGATCCCGACATCGATTGGGAAGAAACCGTGTACCTGAACCTAGTCGTGCACCAGTTCGACTACACGCTAACGTTAGCGATTTGCACAAGGACGAGCCCCAAGGAATTGCAA GTATTACGAAGACACTCGCAAAAGGTTTACGCAAGCCCGAGTCGACGGCGAATGGACGCGAAAGGAGATCTCGAAGAGATGACGTACCCGCATATATGCTTCATGGTGGACAATTTCGACGAAGTTTTCTGTGATATTCTAGTCAGGGATGGGGAAATGGTGTGCGTGGAATTGGTTGCGTCCGACAGGGAGGGCGCCATTCAAGGTGTCATTTTTCTCGGGTCTATCAGATACGACGCTTTGAAGAAAGTATATGACGCAAGA TCCAGTCTCAGTACCAAAATGGCGCAGCGTATGACCTTTGGCTTGTTTTCTGGCGCGGCTTCCCAACGAATAGAATTCGTTCGAATGAAGGGACCTCGTG GCAAGGGACACGCGGAAATGGCCGTGACGAAGCCAAAGGGTTCAGGAGCGGAGACACCAACTTCGGAACCTGGCTACTGTGCCACGGATTCCCTCTGGGACGCTGATTGGGACGACGCCGaggaattatttatgtatcgACATCAACGAAGGCTATCCGACCCAAGCGccaatttgaataatttcgtgCGGGGTGGTTGGAGAACGAAACCAGACACAGCTGCAACGAAAGCCAGGTCAGAGAACGAGGGTCTGGACTCGATGGCCAATGGACTGAACGAAATCGAAGCTGGAGACGTTCGAGACG CCGACCTACAGGATAGCAGCTGGGGCGGCCGGGGCTCACCGGGAAATCACAGGAGTCCTCAAATCAGGCGACGAAGATCCCCTTTCCTTTCTGGCAGGCAACAACGTCCCAAGCAAAAGCAACGTAACTCGTGGGAACGTACCGAAAATGAGAACTCGTCGAATCACAAGGAGGCCTATCACGAAACACACG GCCTCCGCAACCACCAACACAACCATATCGAAGTGGGTAGCGAGATACTCGTGCCAGCGGCAGCTTGTTTGACTGACGACAACGTGAGACAGAAGCTGGACGCGGGCGCGATTCTGGTGCATGGCAAGGAGGAACTACCGTACGAGGAGGACAATAACCGGAAACGAAGGCCATACAGCACCGGTCAGATTAATCACGAGCGGATCAACAACCTGGAGAACGACGAGGAGCATCGACGACTCAGCGACGACGAAGTGGTCAGAGTACGTCGGACCGATGGTCGCCGGCGTCTTCGTTCGGCTGGCTCGGATCACGAAGAATACTACACCGGCCGGAACAAGAACAAAAACGACGAGCAGATGAGAGATAAAAACGCGAACGCCCGTATTACAAGAGGCAACCTGACCACGCACAGACAGAGCGCCACTCTGCCTAGAAGGAGGCGAAGACGAGCATTGTCCGGCAGCTTCGCAGGCAACCCTCTTCCGCCGCATCGAGTCACACCAGACGGCACAGCTATCTACTATTGGTGCGAGCTCCCGCGCCGCCCCGGCTCACAGG AGTTGGACGACGGCGCTTACAACCCTCTGTGGACTATGCGAGGATTCACACAGACCTTCCATTTCTGGAAAGAGACCAGACGGGCCCAATCCGTTCCCTTGAACGCGTTTCTTACTTATATTACCCTGCCATGGTGGAGCATTGCCAAAG ATATTCTTGATCATCGAGAAGGACCTATTCTGACGTTCTAG